Proteins encoded by one window of Brienomyrus brachyistius isolate T26 chromosome 1, BBRACH_0.4, whole genome shotgun sequence:
- the ndufb2 gene encoding NADH dehydrogenase [ubiquinone] 1 beta subcomplex subunit 2, mitochondrial: MSSLGRVLSVFREGTRLVNRGPQRIVVRRAGGEPHIEAQYRQAPQLTRNQQFQAELLSGAMWFWILWHCWHDPDAVLGHFPWPDASQWTNEELGIPADDEE; encoded by the exons ATGTCTTCTCTTGGAAgagttttatctgtcttcagaGAAGGGACACGACTTGTTAATCGTGGACCTCAGAGAATTGTCGTGCGAAG AGCAGGTGGTGAACCTCACATAGAGGCCCAGTACCGGCAAGCCCCTCAGCTCACTAGAAACCAGCAATTCCAAGCAGAACTACTCAGTGGTGCCATGTGGTTCTGGATTCTGTGGCACTGCTGGCATGATCCAGATGCAGTGCTG ggtcACTTTCCATGGCCTGATGCCTCTCAGTGGACAAATGAAGAACTTGGGATACCTGCAGATGATGAGGAATGA